From one Triticum aestivum cultivar Chinese Spring chromosome 4B, IWGSC CS RefSeq v2.1, whole genome shotgun sequence genomic stretch:
- the LOC123095193 gene encoding uncharacterized protein isoform X3, translating into MPHEHEHPAAEDIPESDPDECVGVHVKKAELHIRDIHEAKLLIQELNRSGVGEDISDEEFLAYFDQLAPGPPWIDLRAGLTEEDLGQQYVDHALCRFRYYKYKPKEEPHGDNLLEEEEDDKEEREYLATLTKKQLLFLEEDDATSEEDDNLMDKTEDDCSMEFLEEKGFFISFEEDGTLDWFFYSAYCECASLSDYQRLVLKNYGGTEYSMWSVYPSYRHSYDIEREYLKYCQELSKQLKWMEDYVDICRSSVKWGKISSRGAFQAIKIAATSFPKITPTLAYNGFDEYKERICYYHTWFKEYDRLYFEIWRRVTKGTSFRKAMEDVCKMNKFPVRQGLMQTALDHEYTMTLMEEDFHTCTAAIRPGVKEDKAKELIADGVKKLVNMPKSYEDYIRKKIEIACITGILPSEKTEATV; encoded by the exons ATGCCGCACGAGCATGAGCACCCTGCAGCAGAGGACATCCCCGAATCTGATCCCGACGAGTGTGTAGGAGTACATGTCAAGAAAGCAGAGTTGCACATACGAGATATACATGAAGCGAAACTTTTGATCCAAGAGCTGAATCGATCGGGCGTGGGAGAGGACATCAGCGATGAGGAGTTCCTTGCTTACTTTGACCAGCTGGCTCCCGGGCCTCCGTGGATTGATCTTAGAGCCGGGCTGACAGAAGAGGATCTCGGTCAGCAATACGTCGACCATGCACTGTGCCGCTTCAGATATTACAAATACAAG CCCAAGGAAGAGCCGCATGGTGATAACCttctggaggaggaagaggacgataAGGAAGAAAGGGAATATTTAGCTACATTGACAAAGAAGCAACTTCTATTCCTTGAGGAAGATGACGCTACATCGGAAGAGGATGATAACCTTATGGATAAAACTGAGGATGATTGTAGTATGGAGTTTCTTGAGGAGAAGGGATTTTTCATTAGCTTTGAAGAAGACGGAACACTCGATTGGTTTTTCTACTCTGCTTACTGCGAATGTGCTTCCCTGAGTGACTATCAACGCCTAGTCCTAAAAAATTAT GGTGGTACCGAGTACAGCATGTGGAGTGTCTACCCTAGCTACCGTCATAGCTATGATATTGAACGAGAGTATCTCAAGTACTGCCAGGAATTATCCAAGCAACTGAAG TGGATGGAAGATTATGTCGATATTTGCCGCTCATCCGTCAAA TGGGGTAAAATATCTTCCCGAGGAGCATTTCAAGCAATTAAGATTGCTGCTACTAGCTTTCCCAAGATCACTCCTACTTTAGCTTACAATGGCTTTGAT GAGTATAAAGAGCGCATTTGCTATTATCATACTTGGTTTAAGGAGTATGATCGTTTGTACTTTGAGATTTGGCGGCGTGTCACAAAGGGAACG AGTTTCAGAAAGGCTATGGAGGATGTTTGCAAGATGAACAAGTTTCCAGTACGACAAGGTTTAATGCAAACTGCCCTGGACCATGAGTACACCATGACGTTGATGGAAGAGGAC TTTCATACCTGCACGGCAGCCATTCGCCCTGGA GTTAAAGAGGATAAAGCTAAGGAGTTGATCGCAGACGGAGTTAAAAAGCTG GTTAATATGCCCAAGTCCTATGAGGATTATATCAGAAAAAAGATAGAGATCGCATGCATTACTGGAATTCTTCCTTCTGAGAAGACTGAGGCAACAGTATAA
- the LOC123095193 gene encoding uncharacterized protein isoform X1: MPHEHEHPAAEDIPESDPDECVGVHVKKAELHIRDIHEAKLLIQELNRSGVGEDISDEEFLAYFDQLAPGPPWIDLRAGLTEEDLGQQYVDHALCRFRYYKYKLPQPKEEPHGDNLLEEEEDDKEEREYLATLTKKQLLFLEEDDATSEEDDNLMDKTEDDCSMEFLEEKGFFISFEEDGTLDWFFYSAYCECASLSDYQRLVLKNYGGTEYSMWSVYPSYRHSYDIEREYLKYCQELSKQLKWMEDYVDICRSSVKWGKISSRGAFQAIKIAATSFPKITPTLAYNGFDEYKERICYYHTWFKEYDRLYFEIWRRVTKGTSFRKAMEDVCKMNKFPVRQGLMQTALDHEYTMTLMEEDFHTCTAAIRPGVKEDKAKELIADGVKKLVNMPKSYEDYIRKKIEIACITGILPSEKTEATV; the protein is encoded by the exons ATGCCGCACGAGCATGAGCACCCTGCAGCAGAGGACATCCCCGAATCTGATCCCGACGAGTGTGTAGGAGTACATGTCAAGAAAGCAGAGTTGCACATACGAGATATACATGAAGCGAAACTTTTGATCCAAGAGCTGAATCGATCGGGCGTGGGAGAGGACATCAGCGATGAGGAGTTCCTTGCTTACTTTGACCAGCTGGCTCCCGGGCCTCCGTGGATTGATCTTAGAGCCGGGCTGACAGAAGAGGATCTCGGTCAGCAATACGTCGACCATGCACTGTGCCGCTTCAGATATTACAAATACAAG TTGCCACAGCCCAAGGAAGAGCCGCATGGTGATAACCttctggaggaggaagaggacgataAGGAAGAAAGGGAATATTTAGCTACATTGACAAAGAAGCAACTTCTATTCCTTGAGGAAGATGACGCTACATCGGAAGAGGATGATAACCTTATGGATAAAACTGAGGATGATTGTAGTATGGAGTTTCTTGAGGAGAAGGGATTTTTCATTAGCTTTGAAGAAGACGGAACACTCGATTGGTTTTTCTACTCTGCTTACTGCGAATGTGCTTCCCTGAGTGACTATCAACGCCTAGTCCTAAAAAATTAT GGTGGTACCGAGTACAGCATGTGGAGTGTCTACCCTAGCTACCGTCATAGCTATGATATTGAACGAGAGTATCTCAAGTACTGCCAGGAATTATCCAAGCAACTGAAG TGGATGGAAGATTATGTCGATATTTGCCGCTCATCCGTCAAA TGGGGTAAAATATCTTCCCGAGGAGCATTTCAAGCAATTAAGATTGCTGCTACTAGCTTTCCCAAGATCACTCCTACTTTAGCTTACAATGGCTTTGAT GAGTATAAAGAGCGCATTTGCTATTATCATACTTGGTTTAAGGAGTATGATCGTTTGTACTTTGAGATTTGGCGGCGTGTCACAAAGGGAACG AGTTTCAGAAAGGCTATGGAGGATGTTTGCAAGATGAACAAGTTTCCAGTACGACAAGGTTTAATGCAAACTGCCCTGGACCATGAGTACACCATGACGTTGATGGAAGAGGAC TTTCATACCTGCACGGCAGCCATTCGCCCTGGA GTTAAAGAGGATAAAGCTAAGGAGTTGATCGCAGACGGAGTTAAAAAGCTG GTTAATATGCCCAAGTCCTATGAGGATTATATCAGAAAAAAGATAGAGATCGCATGCATTACTGGAATTCTTCCTTCTGAGAAGACTGAGGCAACAGTATAA
- the LOC123095193 gene encoding uncharacterized protein isoform X2, translated as MPHEHEHPAAEDIPESDPDECVGVHVKKAELHIRDIHEAKLLIQELNRSGVGEDISDEEFLAYFDQLAPGPPWIDLRAGLTEEDLGQQYVDHALCRFRYYKYKLPQPKEEPHGDNLLEEEEDDKEEREYLATLTKKQLLFLEEDDATSEEDDNLMDKTEDDCSMEFLEEKGFFISFEEDGTLDWFFYSAYCECASLSDYQRLVLKNYGGTEYSMWSVYPSYRHSYDIEREYLKYCQELSKQLKWMEDYVDICRSSVKWGKISSRGAFQAIKIAATSFPKITPTLAYNGFDYKERICYYHTWFKEYDRLYFEIWRRVTKGTSFRKAMEDVCKMNKFPVRQGLMQTALDHEYTMTLMEEDFHTCTAAIRPGVKEDKAKELIADGVKKLVNMPKSYEDYIRKKIEIACITGILPSEKTEATV; from the exons ATGCCGCACGAGCATGAGCACCCTGCAGCAGAGGACATCCCCGAATCTGATCCCGACGAGTGTGTAGGAGTACATGTCAAGAAAGCAGAGTTGCACATACGAGATATACATGAAGCGAAACTTTTGATCCAAGAGCTGAATCGATCGGGCGTGGGAGAGGACATCAGCGATGAGGAGTTCCTTGCTTACTTTGACCAGCTGGCTCCCGGGCCTCCGTGGATTGATCTTAGAGCCGGGCTGACAGAAGAGGATCTCGGTCAGCAATACGTCGACCATGCACTGTGCCGCTTCAGATATTACAAATACAAG TTGCCACAGCCCAAGGAAGAGCCGCATGGTGATAACCttctggaggaggaagaggacgataAGGAAGAAAGGGAATATTTAGCTACATTGACAAAGAAGCAACTTCTATTCCTTGAGGAAGATGACGCTACATCGGAAGAGGATGATAACCTTATGGATAAAACTGAGGATGATTGTAGTATGGAGTTTCTTGAGGAGAAGGGATTTTTCATTAGCTTTGAAGAAGACGGAACACTCGATTGGTTTTTCTACTCTGCTTACTGCGAATGTGCTTCCCTGAGTGACTATCAACGCCTAGTCCTAAAAAATTAT GGTGGTACCGAGTACAGCATGTGGAGTGTCTACCCTAGCTACCGTCATAGCTATGATATTGAACGAGAGTATCTCAAGTACTGCCAGGAATTATCCAAGCAACTGAAG TGGATGGAAGATTATGTCGATATTTGCCGCTCATCCGTCAAA TGGGGTAAAATATCTTCCCGAGGAGCATTTCAAGCAATTAAGATTGCTGCTACTAGCTTTCCCAAGATCACTCCTACTTTAGCTTACAATGGCTTTGAT TATAAAGAGCGCATTTGCTATTATCATACTTGGTTTAAGGAGTATGATCGTTTGTACTTTGAGATTTGGCGGCGTGTCACAAAGGGAACG AGTTTCAGAAAGGCTATGGAGGATGTTTGCAAGATGAACAAGTTTCCAGTACGACAAGGTTTAATGCAAACTGCCCTGGACCATGAGTACACCATGACGTTGATGGAAGAGGAC TTTCATACCTGCACGGCAGCCATTCGCCCTGGA GTTAAAGAGGATAAAGCTAAGGAGTTGATCGCAGACGGAGTTAAAAAGCTG GTTAATATGCCCAAGTCCTATGAGGATTATATCAGAAAAAAGATAGAGATCGCATGCATTACTGGAATTCTTCCTTCTGAGAAGACTGAGGCAACAGTATAA